The sequence CGCAGCGAGTAGCTGGGTACCATCAACTATGACGTTCCGGCGCGCGTAGTGCACCCGTCCCAGACAGTGGTTTTTCTGTTGGATGCTGATTGATGATAGTGCACGCACGTGGCGGTTGGGCGCTGCCGCATTTCGGGGGTGTGTGGGACTTTACAGGCGGGATGAGGCCTCAGCATGAGTGAGACGCAAAAGCTTCAGGGATCTTGGCGATACCAACCACTTCTTCAGCGGGGGATGGATGGGGGGGATCCCAAGGCCCTCGACATTGGTTTCAGGTGGAGGCGATTCTTCTACCTTTGATATTTCATATGTGGCGCTTAAGAAAAGTACACTTTGAACAGGATGTTACCTCTGATGTTGTATGTTCCATCGTGTTCTCATGCTTTATGCGAAAAATCCTGTCTACTGCATCTCATGCATCGGAGGGAACAAGGTATAATGTAGGAGAAAGACGAAGCGTAGTAGCCTTTTAGAATATACACAAAGCTGAGCCTATCCCCGCATCTCTGCGCCCACCGGCCGTCACACTCGATCACAGATGGGAAAAGGTGGAGCAGATGTTACGTCCAGAACGGAGCTGAATCGCGGCTTAATATCGCAGACGTGTTCGAGGGCTAAAAACTATGCTCCACCCTCCCTCTTTGCGTATTCCTCTTCCATTCGCTCCTCGTACAGGCGGTCAGCTTCCTCTCTGCTCAGCTGCCCTTCCGTACCCGTGCCATGTTCAGACATGCCCGTGGCGGAAGAAGCGGTGCACTGGGTGGACTGCTGGGAATCGGACGAAGAGGAGTTGCTTCGAGAAGCAGATTGTTTATCGCCGGAGTCGTCCGCGGGAGCTGGATTAAGCTGGATTGGCATGGTGGGGGGGTTCGTAGTTATGGATCTTGGTTCCCTCCGCGGTGAAATGGGGCTGAGACAAGGACGTCAAGTTTTCTAAATCTTCTAAGCCTCACGATTATCGTCTTACATGATGCACACACAAAGTCTTTTAAGTTGGCTATTTGATTCATTCACCAACATCGACGCTTTATGAGGAAAATAGAGTTGCCTGCGCTAAGACGTGGCGAGCCAGGGCGGTTGCGACGTCATTCACTGTTACGAGGCAAAGGCCTACATGAGTACTATTCAtcaactacggagtacacttcGCTTTGCTTTGCTGAACCAAAACAaccatacggagtatgccCTGGCAGTTTAAATTGCCCGAATACAAAAAAGCACATGCGGAAAAAAAGGGGCGAAACTCCAGTGCTCTATTCTAAAAAGGTGAGAACAGGTATCGACTTGAGACATAGGGGGCCATCGTTTTTCTTCTCCAACCTCTCGCGTATAGCGAGAGAAATTGATGAAAAAAGACAAGTCTCACTCACACTGTGGAGTGAAGGGAGTCAAAAATTACGCCTCTCAAAGACCCGAAGGCCGATGAACAAGACGCGTCCGCCGCGCTGTGCAATGCAGGGACCATCTCATGGGAGCCCGCCTTCATGATCGCGGTTCCCGAGACAAGGTAAGtatgaagaagagaaaaagaagaaaaaagttGAAAAGGTTCGGGGGCCCAGCACTTATTTATACATGAGAGTGGGGCACCGCAATCCGCGCTAAGGCTAAGCGAGAGGCTCTGTGCTGGCTGTGATTGGTTGGAGGATCAAGCGGGGTGGCAAATCATGTGATATAATATTATGTAATGTAGCAGATCACCTAAACCGATCAAACAAACCAAACACACCACATACGGAGTCCCCAAAAAAGGCAATCATCAAACTACAACATCATATTTCAACTAGTTATCACAGAAGACATGACCTGAATTTATTACTTCTATTTAGTAAGATATTCGTGGAAAAGGAAGCATGATTCCAATAATTACATTTCCAATAGCAAAGAAGTAGCTATGTTGTACACGTACAAGATCCCAAATTGACACGGCGCATTGCtcgaaagaaaaaaaaaaaaaaaaaaatccaaTTTCCGGGGATGATTTGCCAAaaatataaagaaagaaaggaaaatgaaaaaggaaaaaggaaaaagggaaaaaacCGTTCCGTCGCCATTTCGTAGAGGGAATCCTAAACTTTTGCTCAAAAAGGTAGCCCAGTGATGCCCACGTTTTTGAAAGCACAGCAGAAGTTGCTGCCCCCGTCTACTTCAATCCGCATCTTGGAAGCTGTCTTCTCTCGACGTCGTGATTTCAGCGGGAGTCTCGTTATCACCCTTGGAggaccttttcttcttccccttcttCCCCTTTGCTCGTCCTTCACCTGTAGAGAGAGGAGCCTCCTGGATCCACCGAATAATGCCCTCCGCCCGCTCCGTACAGATAGGATACTCCTTCCCATCCTCCTGCGCCCAGCGCTTGATCACAGGGCTGCCACCGCCTTGCCCACTCGCCTttcgctgctgctgctgctgctgctccatcCGCTTCTCGCGCGCCTGCACCACAGCCCGGAAGGTTGCCTCATCGAACACCCGGTCGTCTCCCAGTGCCTCCAGGATCGCTTCATGTTTCCGATTCTCCCGCTCTTCCTCCTCCGTGAGGCCAATCTTCTCGATCCCTTGCCCCTGGGAAATGGGTGCTGGCGCGCAGAGAGACTCCCACGGCTGTTTCAAATCGATCCAGTTATCTACGTGACTGATCACTTCCATCCAGTCTGCACGGGAGGGAGACCGCGGGGCTAGAAAGATCGGATATCCGTCGCAGACCCGGGCGACCCGGGCAGCCATGTAGGCATGGCGAAGAAGTTCTTTTGAAGACGTCTGGACGAGTGCGTGGCATAGAAGCAGTGAGTGGAGTGCATCGGTCAGGAGGGGGTGATAAGTGACAGCTTCGTGAGAGGAGTGATCATCGCTGTCGCCGCCATGTGCCTGGGCTGCGGAAACCAGTTCCTGGGATTCGGCGGGGAAAGGAGGGAGGTCCGGCGGAGGTTGCGCAGAAAAGAGCTCGGAGACTTTATATACCGTAGTGGAAGGCAGAGACGAATGACCGTTCTGTCCGGGGATATCCTCGCTGCCGTCCCCAGACTCAAGCAGACGGCTTGGATGGGTCCGCGGCCGTCGTGGCTTTCCGAAATTTCCAGATGACGTATAGTTGACCTTGCGTAGGAATGCTTCGGCTACTTCACAAGAAAGGCCTGGCGTATAGTCAAAGTGCGACAGAAAGCTCATGTAGTCACGAAGGGCACGTCGGGCATTTGTCTTTATAATCTTGCGCGCCTCCAGCCACCGACGGTATGCCTCCTTTCCAGCAGGGGACAACGACGGGGAGCTGGCGCCTTCGTTGTAGGGCTCTGGCTTAGGGATGCGTTCCTTCTGAGACAGCTTTAGATCATCCAAGGCAGATTTGATGTGCTGGCAGGCGATACTCAGATATACACCGGCCCGATGGAACAATAGCTGCGTCTCCAAGCCCGTGGGCTGATCCTTCTCATCCACCCTCAATTCCTCCCGGATATCCATGGTCCGCGgttcattttctttcctAGCGGCGAACAGCTCAGCCTCACCCTTGCCTTCTACGTGTGGAGTCATGTATAGACGGAACACGCTCAGCCCTTCCGTAAGATCCCTCGCAGCACCGGTATAATCATCTTTAAACACCCTCGTCACCGCTCTTGTCCTGAACGTCGACCCTTCCCGCGGCCGTGTAGCAATGATCTCATCCAGCGGCTCCAGGCTCGTACACTGCGCCAACGACCGAGACGGAATCTTCTCATGGAAAAAATGCACATACTGGGCATCGCAGTCGTACTCGTTCCGCTGCAGCACCAGCTTGGCCACCTCCTCGAGCGCAGACGCAGACTGCATCGTCGCCACACTCGCCGCGATCTCGTCCAGCCGGTACGCCTTGGCGAGCTTCTGCGTCGCGTGCTCCCGCATGCGATGTCGTCGCTCGCGGCTCAGTTTCGCGTGCCCACTGCCCCCGCCTATCCCTAGTCCGAGCACCGCGCTGCTTCCGCCGCTCAGGATGCCATTGGAGGCATTGAGCGAATTCCCCAGCGCCGAAGAGGTGGTCCCGTTCGCAGCTCGGACGGCGAGGTCGGTGGCTTCCTCGATGGAGCGGCGGATCTTGACGATGTCGAAGAACACAGCGGGGTCGATGGGATGAGGTCGCGGGGAGGCATAGTTACTAAACGAAAGGGTCTCGAGGATATCCGGAGGTAGCTGGAGCCAAGGGCCgtgaaaagaagaaatgtaTCGCCAGTGTCTTTTGCGTGTTTTGCAAAGTTGCGTCCCATCTCGTCAGCGGAAACCGATCTCCTCCAAAGGGCCAAAAGGACATGGGGGAGCGCCAAAAAACCAAAACGAACAACGAAAACAAAGGTGTATCATCGTGTGtgggaaaaagaagcagTACAACTGTGATCTGGCGGGTTCAACTTACTTGTTCCGACATATGATGAGTGCCGATGTCGAGGGCTGCGCCTGTTTGCTCTTCTCACCTCCTTTCTTCGCTCCGGATCCTTGCAGCGGCGGCCGCGGCGACTGAGGATCTGGAGACGCAGGAACGCTTGCTGCTGGTGAGCTTTCTCCCTTGACGTCCTCGCTCGCCAGGCTGACCTGggatttcttctttttcggCATGCTGCATTCAGGTCAGCTCCGGCGGGAAAGGTAGCAAGCAAAGCTGTCTGCTCGGCCCTTCTTTGGTTCCTGTTaatatttttcttttgggCTTTTGGAGTGGTTTTTGAAGCTTTGCCGGCCAAGCTGTGTTGCAGACTTGCGTGTGATGACGAAAATGAACACCAGAAACTTTGTGGCTCTGGAGCATGCAGCTTTCGAACAACAAGTTTGAAATCctatactctgtacagagCACTCACAGTGGtaagaaatatgaaattCAGGCGCGAGGCCTCCGGCAAATTATTAAAATTAAGTATCTATGCCCTCTGTGCTAAACAAAAGTGAACAGATGAACGCGCCAGCAGCAGTCTCTGCATCATGTCGCTCTACTACCTGTTGTGATGACTTTTCACGGTTTTTATTTACCTTGTTGGTCCCCCAGTGGGCATGTTGAAAAATGAAGAATATCAAATGGTCAATTGTTCAAGGGTATCCCCAGCACTATGCTCATGCCTACAGTTCAATAAAATTGCCTCAAGGTCACACTGCTCGACGACGACAAATCTTCCGTCCTGGGTGATTTATTCGGCGCTAAGAGCGAGACATGCGTCTACCGCCAGACCAACTCTTGGGGAGGCTCATTAGCTACGAGTAAAGCCCAAAGGCATCTAAGGCGGTCCTTACCTTCCTTCCTTCATCCGGACAACATCATCGATGACATCCTTGTCCAAGTTTGGGAACATCCCCGATAACGTCCTTTTGGCGATATATCAGTGTTAAAATATCATTGAGGAATCAGGAACGCGGCCAGCTTACTCCACAACGTCAGCATGCTCAGCACGCTGTATACGGTGCGCTTCGGCTGCCTCAGCACTAGCCTGGCGCGCAGCCGCTTCTTGTGCTTCGAATCCGTTCCTCTGTTGCTGCGTTGGGGGCTCGTTCCGACTTCGCTGCCTATCAACGCCTCTTAACCCATTGTTgctttgctgttgctgttgctgttgctgatATGGAGCTGAAGCCAATCCCGGATTTTGCTGCGGCGGCCCGAGCGttcgctgctgctgctgttgagaTTCTGTTTCATCTGAGAATATCCGGCCAATGGTCGTCAACGGCTTTTGGATAGTACGCAGTAATCCAGCCATTGAAGGATTGTCCTCTGGGTTAGAGGCATAGGGCGAGTCGGTGGATCTCGATCCCAGCTCTTCCGAATTTCGAGGGGTAATTTCACGAGATGCTAGGGGTTTTTCTGCTTCCCGACTGAGTGATTGTTCAGCTTCTTTGTGTTTTTCGGCGATGGCAGAGACTGCTTCTTCAACATTCCGGTCAAACTCTTCTTGGCTGACTGTTAAAGAGGTCCGGTCAAGTGTCTCGATAAATTGTATGGCCCCGGACTAGCAGCAGGTGTTAGATGCTTTCAGGGTTGGCATGGATATTGAGGCCATACCAATGAAGAGAGATAGTAGCCGGCCTCTCCTCCAAGTTTTTCCTGGTTGCGAAATCGAAGTATATACTGTAGATTTGATACCAAATGTTCGGGGTTGGCCTTCAGCACAACGTAAATCAGAAGCGGCATAAAGGAATCAGCAGATGTGTCGCTATCTCTGGAGTTTTTTAATAAACCTTCAGGAAGTGAGCACTTTTGTTCCTGGAGGGAGAATATGCGTGAAATCCTTAC is a genomic window of Coccidioides posadasii str. Silveira chromosome 3, complete sequence containing:
- the LSM6_2 gene encoding U4/U6-U5 snRNP complex subunit lsm6 (EggNog:ENOG410PRHI~COG:A), with the protein product MGKGGADVTSRTELNRGLISQTCSRAKNYAPPSLFAYSSSIRSSYRRSASSLLSCPSVPVPCSDMPVAEEAVHWVDCWESDEEELLREADCLSPESSAGAGLSWIGMVGGFVVMDLGSLRGEMGLRQGRQVF
- a CDS encoding uncharacterized protein (EggNog:ENOG410PK4G~COG:S~BUSCO:3412at33183): MPKKKKSQVSLASEDVKGESSPAASVPASPDPQSPRPPLQGSGAKKGGEKSKQAQPSTSALIICRNKHWRYISSFHGPWLQLPPDILETLSFSNYASPRPHPIDPAVFFDIVKIRRSIEEATDLAVRAANGTTSSALGNSLNASNGILSGGSSAVLGLGIGGGSGHAKLSRERRHRMREHATQKLAKAYRLDEIAASVATMQSASALEEVAKLVLQRNEYDCDAQYVHFFHEKIPSRSLAQCTSLEPLDEIIATRPREGSTFRTRAVTRVFKDDYTGAARDLTEGLSVFRLYMTPHVEGKGEAELFAARKENEPRTMDIREELRVDEKDQPTGLETQLLFHRAGVYLSIACQHIKSALDDLKLSQKERIPKPEPYNEGASSPSLSPAGKEAYRRWLEARKIIKTNARRALRDYMSFLSHFDYTPGLSCEVAEAFLRKVNYTSSGNFGKPRRPRTHPSRLLESGDGSEDIPGQNGHSSLPSTTVYKVSELFSAQPPPDLPPFPAESQELVSAAQAHGGDSDDHSSHEAVTYHPLLTDALHSLLLCHALVQTSSKELLRHAYMAARVARVCDGYPIFLAPRSPSRADWMEVISHVDNWIDLKQPWESLCAPAPISQGQGIEKIGLTEEEERENRKHEAILEALGDDRVFDEATFRAVVQAREKRMEQQQQQQRKASGQGGGSPVIKRWAQEDGKEYPICTERAEGIIRWIQEAPLSTGEGRAKGKKGKKKRSSKGDNETPAEITTSREDSFQDAD